The Aurantiacibacter gangjinensis genome includes a region encoding these proteins:
- a CDS encoding MlaE family ABC transporter permease, with protein sequence MREWADYTVEEHGGRATVAITGPLVVSGIGMIDPALRNHTESVQTIDLAGVTRIDTVGAWIVYRFAERTGADITGASEQAEVLLDAVEDCRSEADIAPPKQRSVGFISEQVGIKVFEFAAGVRDSIGFMGAVLVAMARLVRHPRRFRMKALVRQMELVGVSSLPIIGLMSFLIGIVIAQQGAVQLQQFGAETLTVNLVGRITLRELGVLMTAIMVAGRSGSAFAAQIGTMQLTEEVDAMRTIGVSPMEALVIPRIMAAVLMMPLLGFYASVVTIIGGAVVADVMLGIPFLTFLARVQEVVPLYDFWVGMIKAPVFGLIIAMAGCYQGMQVRGNAEEVGLRTTMAVVQAIFLVIVLDAFFAVFFSNVGWA encoded by the coding sequence ATGAGGGAATGGGCCGACTACACCGTTGAGGAGCATGGCGGCCGCGCCACGGTGGCGATCACCGGCCCGCTGGTCGTGTCCGGCATCGGCATGATCGACCCGGCCCTGCGCAATCATACCGAATCCGTGCAGACGATAGACCTTGCCGGCGTTACCCGTATCGACACGGTGGGCGCATGGATCGTGTATCGCTTTGCAGAGCGGACCGGGGCCGACATTACCGGCGCCAGCGAGCAGGCCGAGGTTCTGCTCGATGCGGTGGAGGACTGCCGGAGCGAGGCCGATATCGCCCCGCCCAAGCAGCGCAGTGTCGGCTTTATCTCCGAACAGGTGGGCATCAAGGTTTTCGAATTTGCCGCCGGCGTGCGCGATTCCATCGGCTTCATGGGTGCGGTGCTGGTCGCCATGGCGCGGCTGGTGCGCCATCCGCGCCGCTTCCGCATGAAGGCGCTGGTGCGGCAGATGGAGCTGGTGGGCGTCTCCAGCCTGCCGATCATCGGGCTGATGAGCTTCCTGATCGGTATCGTGATCGCCCAGCAGGGCGCGGTGCAATTGCAGCAATTCGGCGCCGAAACGCTGACGGTGAACCTCGTCGGTCGCATCACCTTGCGGGAACTGGGCGTGCTGATGACCGCGATCATGGTGGCAGGCCGATCAGGCAGCGCCTTTGCTGCGCAGATCGGCACGATGCAACTGACAGAGGAAGTGGACGCGATGCGCACCATCGGCGTCTCTCCCATGGAAGCACTGGTCATCCCGCGCATCATGGCTGCGGTCTTGATGATGCCGCTGCTGGGCTTTTACGCGAGCGTCGTCACAATTATCGGCGGCGCCGTGGTGGCGGACGTGATGCTGGGCATCCCGTTCCTCACTTTCCTTGCACGCGTGCAGGAAGTGGTCCCGTTATACGATTTCTGGGTCGGTATGATCAAAGCGCCGGTCTTCGGCCTGATCATCGCCATGGCGGGCTGCTATCAGGGCATGCAGGTGCGCGGCAATGCGGAGGAAGTGGGCCTGCGCACCACGATGGCGGTGGTGCAGGCGATCTTCCTCGTCATCGTGCTGGACGCGTTCTTCGCCGTCTTCTTTTCCAATGTGGGCTGGGCATGA